The Nitrobacter hamburgensis X14 genome contains the following window.
CCGCTGTCACCTGGAATCGACTCAAGTCCGAGCTTTCAACCCGTTTTCCGAGCCGTCCGGTACTGATTGTACACTACGGAGATCATCAACCCGTAATGACACGGCGAATCGAGGCAAAACTGAAGCTCCCCATAGACCCGCGGCGCCAGTTCCGTACGTTCTATGCCATAGAAACTCTAAATGACTGTTCTGATCGACTTATCTCTGGGCGGGGCCAAGACTTGGATATTGCTTTTCTTGGGACCGTCGCTTTGCAGCAGGCGGGCCTGCCACTAGATGAGATCTTTGCCACGCGCGCGAGCCTTATTGAACATTGCGGTGACGCTTACTTCATATCGTCTTCGGAACGGAAACGCCGTTTCCACCGCACACTTGTAGATCTCGGCATGATCGACGTAGCGTCAGCCAGCGACGTCCTTCAACATCGACCAGTTGCTTGATGGAAGTTCCGGCGGGACACCGGGTGGTGAAGTAGGCGAGTTCGCCATCAGCGATATGGCGCCGCCGGATCAGCAGGCCGCGCGTCCACAGGCCACTGCGCTCCTCGTTGAACTCGCCAGCGTCGACGTTGAAAAGCCAACATCGCTTGGCGCATGCGCGGCTTTCAGGCGACACGGACCTCCTGCACGATGTTTGCAGGAGACGGTCTGAAGTCGCGCTGTTACGCCGAGGTCACCGCCACAAGCAAAACGGTTACGATTGCAGTCCGCCGCCACATAAGCGCCCTCAGTTACTCCTTGAATGGGGTCGAGACCGCGGCCGGATCTCGAGCCGCATAATGGTGGCTGAGGACTAAGGGAAAGCGACGATGTGGACAGCTCCATACCGGTCAATACGTCTGCTTGTTGTGCTCGCGACGGCAGTCTCCTCGTTCCCTGCCACTGCTCAGGTGAGCAAAAGAAGTCCGTCCGCCGCGGCACCCGCCGCGTCAACTAAGGTCACGTTAGGTGCCATTCGGTGGGATAATTGGAGTCTCGACAGTCCCTATGGGCAGGTCCTGGCCGACCCTGGATTGCGAGAGCGCGTTCCATATTACACAGAACGTCTGCCGAATGGAAAACTGGGTTTTCCCGGAAACACCAAAAGAGCACTTAATGCGGACGTACACTACGCGAAGGCTGCAGGCTTGGATTATTTCATATTTGGCTATTATCTGGAGAGTGCTGCTTGGGGACGTAATCCAAGTCATGCCGCAGCGCTCAATCGGGCGCTAACAAATTTTGTTCTCCTTCCGGACAAACTTGGCATCAAGTACGCTCTAAACTTTAACCTATCATTCCCCTCTCGTGATGTGCCGATGGTTAGTGCTGCAATCACCAAGGCGCTACTTGGGCCCGATTACATGCGTACGAGCGACGGCTCGGCCCCTGTGTTTTTTTTAGTTAATACAATGGCTACCTGGTTAAAAGGTCTGGGAGGCGAGCAGGGCGCAAAAGCAGCCCTGAACGATATGAGGAACCGTGTTAAGGCCGCTACTGGCCGAGATCTCTATCTGGTTGCCTTACTCTTTAACCTGTCAGAGACAGAGCCAGTTGCTCACAGGCTGGGATTTGATGCGGTTAGTACATATGCGACCGCCCTTGGGTCGAATGGAAAATCTCTGTCGTATGGCAGTTGCGCCGCCCTTGCACAGAACGCATGGCGAGTGGAAGCCAAAGATGGCTCGGGAGGCTTTCTACCAACCGTTACGCTTGGGTGGGATTATCGTCCGGCTTTGCGCGATCCTCAGGAGAAGAAAAATCGCAAGCCGAATCCTGATTGGTGTCAACCTGCCACCGATGAGGAATGGACACGGCAAATCCGTGGTGCAATCAATGAGGCGGCTAACAATCCGCGCAACGATCGCTTCCAGAGCGTTGTGATATATGCTTGGAATGAAAGCTCCGAAGGTGGCTGGATTCAGCCAACGCTATCTGAAGGCGTGCGACGGCTCAAAGTGATAGCTAACGCGGTGGGCCGACACCCGACAATTCCGCCCTTCAAGCTCGTATGGCCGACCCGGATCGATCCAAAGACGTGCCCCGTTGGTTCGTCATCCATATCAACTACAACGGCAGATGCTGGATGCAAATCGGCCAATGATTCGATGACGAGTGCGTGGCCATGTCCGCCAGGCATGCAGATCGCCGGAGAGAAATTGCGCAAAGGACCTTCAGAGGAAGGGGGGAAAATATCGCTTATCTGGCAAGAAAGGCTTTGTGCTCCACAGGGCAGATAACAGCGACGATTCTATATCGATAGGGGGATCCAATGGATGAAGTTTGGAGTGATGAGAATACCTTCGTGATGAACGGTATGAAGTTTTGTCTGATCAGGCAGAACTTCAATGACGCCAGGACGACAAAGGACTCCATAGCGATCATCAAGAACCGCGGGATGATTGACCGATATAAGAGCCTAATTCGCGAGAACGCGGTTACCAATATCCTGGAATTTGGCATCTTCGAAGGTGGCTCAGCTTTGCTTCTTGCCGCAATCGACGAACGTGTCAAATTCGTTGGTATCGATATTAGACCCCCCAGCCCGGCGGTCCTTGGACTAATACGGGACCATGGTCTAACGGACCGCATAAAGTTATATTATAATACATCACAAGGCGACACCGCGCGTGTCCAGACAATCATTAAGACGGAGTTTCCCGGAAAACGAATAGATATGATTATCGACGACGCCTCTCATCAATACGAACTCTCCCGAGCAAGCTTTGAGGCGTCCTTCCATTATCTCAAGAATGAAGGTCTCTATCTCATAGAAGATTGGGCCTGGGCTCATTGGGAGGAGCCCTATCAGACGCAGCTCTGGGCTGATATGCCGGCACTTACCAACCTTATTTTCGAGCTCGTCATGCTCTGTGGGAGCAGGCCCGATATCATATCAGAAATGAGTGTTCAAAAGGCGATCGCCATTTTTCGCAAGGGCGGACAAGAGGTCGGAAACTTCAGCCTGTCAAAACTTTACCGCCATCGTAACAGATGGACCCCCGCACTGTGAAAACGCGATCTGGCGCCCCAGCTTCTTCTGGTTCATCACGATGCCCTGCCGGTCCAGCATGATGCGCAAACGAGGCAGTCCGACGAGCAAGCCTTTGAGATAGTGCGACTATTGCGAGTATGAATTAAAATACGCAACTATTATAGTGATCACATGG
Protein-coding sequences here:
- a CDS encoding class I SAM-dependent methyltransferase gives rise to the protein MDEVWSDENTFVMNGMKFCLIRQNFNDARTTKDSIAIIKNRGMIDRYKSLIRENAVTNILEFGIFEGGSALLLAAIDERVKFVGIDIRPPSPAVLGLIRDHGLTDRIKLYYNTSQGDTARVQTIIKTEFPGKRIDMIIDDASHQYELSRASFEASFHYLKNEGLYLIEDWAWAHWEEPYQTQLWADMPALTNLIFELVMLCGSRPDIISEMSVQKAIAIFRKGGQEVGNFSLSKLYRHRNRWTPAL